The Vulpes vulpes isolate BD-2025 chromosome 1, VulVul3, whole genome shotgun sequence genome contains the following window.
GACGAAGTGAAAACCTCGGAACTTTCCCCAGGCTTCCTCGGGTTGTTTCAGGTAAACCGAGGCACAGGGCCCGGGGTCACCTCACTGCCCACCCCCCGGTGCCGTCGCCCGGCCCCGGCTCACCTGGGCCTTGTCCAGCAGCCCATACACGGCGTAGACGTTGGTATCCGGCCTGACCATGACGGCGTGGGGTGGTATCTGGGCCAGATTGCAGGCTGCGAACTGCGACACCTCGGCCCGGGCCCCGTTGGGACACAGCAGCTCATAGTCCTCGGACCTgagcccagcagcccagggctCAGAGTTGTGGCCTGAGGGGATGGAGCAGAGCGACAGGGGAAGACACAAGACACAAGCTCTGCTCCTGGATCCCCAGATCCTTGCCGGGGCAGAGGTGACAATGCCTGGCCAGCTCCCAACTCCATGCCCCAGCTGCTCTGCTCTAGGCCAGGACCAGCGGACCCAGCAGGGCCATGACCCTGGGAAGAGCCACCGCTGGAGGGAAGAGGCGGTACCTGTACCGGGGCAGGTACTTCACGGGCACCTGCTCTGTCCTCAAGACAGTAACGTCAGATGAGCATGGTCACCCCCATTTCACAGGAGGGAAAACTGAGACTCTTAATCCCTCCCAGGCCAAGAGCCCCAACTGTGTGTTCCAGGTCTTGGACCTGAGGTGTGTGGGGGGCTCCTGAAGGTGGCTGACCTCTTCCCCCAACAGCCCAAGATCTCAAACCGGGAGAGGTATGACATCAAGGTGTGAGATGGCAGTTTCAAAGGCAGGTCTAGGGGTGGGGCCCGGGAAGCTGTGCggttttctttcttaaggtttattttatttatttattcatgagagagagagagagagagagagagagagagagaggcagagacgcaggcagagggagaagcaggctccatgcagggagcccgacctgggactcggtcccgggtctccagggtcacgccctgggccacaggcaggggctgaaccgctgagcccctcccccccaccggGGCACAAGGTGCCTTCCTGCCCTGAGGTTCTGGGGGCGGTTCTGAGTGCAGAAGACTGGACCCCCAGCGTCGGGGGTTCAGAgcctggctgggggcggggcacaGAGAAGGAGCGGCCGGGAGGTGCTGGAAGCAAACAGCCTCTGGTCTTCAAGAGGGCGTAGGCGCTGCGAGGGGATGAGGCACCCGGTAGGACCAGGTGTGGGCttgggggcctggggcagagggatCCGGGGCTCTTCTCCCAGGGGGGCCCGGGAAGGTGACTCCAGAGAAGGGAAGGCACCCCGGGGGGGACGGGGCTGAGCCCTGGCTCCCAGGCCCGGGGGCTGCGCGGGGAACTGTGCAGAGATGCCCCAGCAGGGCCGCCTCCCACCCGACGGAGGTGGCGTTTCTACCATTCGGGGGGATGGAGACTCTCTGGTCTCTAGAGCAGTGAGGACCCTAACGAGTCCCCCAGCGGACGCGGCCCGGGGCCTGCTCCGCCCGAGGGCGCCTGGGAGGCTGGGCCCGGGTCACGTCGGCGGCCCCCGAGACTGGCCCGGCGCCCGCACCTACCGTTCGTGTTGTCGAAGACGGTCGTGTGCTTGACGAAGGCCACGTCCCCCGCGCTCTCAGCCAGGCACCTGCGGGCAGGAGGCCgaggtgggggtggcgggggcggcggggccccgggctGCGAGCGGGCCCAGCCCACCCACCAGGCCGCGTACCTGAAGGCGCCGCGGTGGCCGTAGTACCTCTCCTGGCTGCTGCCCACACACTTGTTGCGGCCACGCTCGTCCCCCACGCAGAGCGCGCACAGCGAGGCCGGGTAGTTCTTGGCGTTGTTGACAGGCACGCAGCTGGCGCTGAAGAACTGGCTCacggctggggcgggggggggcactgGGTAAGGGGCCGTGGGGGGCCGCgggccctgcgccccccccccactccccccagcgCAGCGGCACACCTCTCCTCGGTGACTGCAGGGACGGCGGGCACGTGGAGGCTGTCTGGACACAAACCCCATGGGCCGCCCCCGCTGGTGGTCCGCCAGCCCTCCCTTGGGCTCCCTCGGGGATGGGGAGCTCACTACCTGTAAGCTACTCCGCGTGGGAGCGGGAGAGCAGCCCTGACGCTCCCTGTCTGGGTGCTCGCCGAGGTGGGTAGGAAGAAACGTGGGTTTTTTGTGAGGTGCCAGACGGGACAGAGGTGCATGCACAGTCAGCCCAGGATGTGCCAgcttcctgctgcctccctctccccacgACTGCGTGTGACTTAGCACGCGGGGAGCCCTGGGGTGGCATGTGGCGGCTGCCTGGCAAGTGCGTCTCCTCGGCACTCGTGCAGGTGGCGGCCGGGGGCTGCTGGGACACGGGGACAGCCCCGCGCTGGGAGGTGACCCCACCGGGCCCCTCGTACCTCCTGCAGCCCGCTCCCCCTCCGCAGAGCAGGGGACACTGGCCCCCTCCCAGGAGGGGGGGCTGCCGTGTGGATTCTGTGGGGACAGGCGGCCTGGCCCTcgcccctggccccagccccgcGGACCCCGGAGGGAGCTGGCCCGGGTGCGCTCCTGCGGCCGTGGTACCTGTGAGGACGTCGCAGTCCCTGGGCCGGAGGAAGCCCCTCTGCAGCAGGGCGCCCACGGGGATGTCCCAGCCCGCGGGGCTGCCCAAGCCCGGGTGGCACGAGCGCCTGCCCCGCAGCTCGTCCAGGGAGAAGGCGTCCGAGCTGTTGCGCTTCACCACGGCCACGGCGAAGTACGAGCTGCTCGTGTCGTCCGCTGCGAGGAGGGGACACCAGTGAGGCCCTGGTCGTGCTCCCCGGGCCTCGGTGCAAGGGACCCCTGCCACCCTCACCCTGCCCCTCAGTGGCTCCTGCCACAGAGCTGCGGCCGCGTGGACTCTGCTGTGGGCTCCGCTGTGGGCTCCGCTGTGGGCCCCGGCCTGTCCGGTCCCCAGGGCCGCCCCAGCCCTCGGCTCCGTCTCCGCCAGCCTCCGCCTGGCCGCTCCTCCCCGAGGGCCTGTCCTTCCTGACACCCCGGTGTGACTTCTCTCACCTCCCGGGGGACAGGCGGGGTGCAGCTGGGGACGCAGGAGCAGCTTTCCTAAGCCCTGGGACTAGCCACATTCCGGGGGGGGGTCCCTGAGGTCACCATGTGGAGGGGGCCGGGCCCTCCCTGGAGCCTTGACGGCTGGGCAGCAGCCCGGGGAGGCACCTGCTGGGGCGGCCACACGCTCGCCTGCTCCGGGTGGCCTGGAGCGGCCGCTACGGGGTCTTTATAATTGCGAGGGGCCGTCACACAGCCAAGGACACCGGAGAAGGCGCACGCGGCCTGCGAGGCCCAAGGCCCGGGCACGTGCAGGAAGCGGCCACCGCACTCACGGGCATAGCGCTCCCCCGCCGCTGGCACCAGGCCGTGCTTCTGTCCCGCCAGGTAGGTGTCCTCGCCCCTCAGGGTCACGGCGTCGATCTGCCCGGCCTGAGGGACACATCGAGAGGTCACAGACCAGAGAGGGTGCGGGTGCTCGCCCGGGGAGCCCCCCCAGGTGTGGGCGGGAGAGGTGCTGCTTGGGAGCCCCCCGAGGGACGCAGGCCGCCATCGCCCGCCGCCAGGCCCTGCTCCCAGCAGACTCTTGTGCCCCCCCCGGGGctcaggcctgggtggggggtCCTCAGGCCAGCGCCCGGGGCCCGGACGGCACCCCCAGCCGGGTGCAGGACGTGTGCGCCAAGTGTGTACGCGAGCAGCGGCTGTGCGACCTGCCACGTCTCAGGAGGCTGCGGCTCGGTGGTCAGAGCTCAGCCCCAGGtgccaccccccccacccggAGCTCCCCGCGTCTCCCACGCTCCACTCCACCGCCTCATTCCGGAGCCTCTGGGTAGGAGGCCCCTGGGCCCGAAGAGGGGCTGCAGCGTCCAGGCCCCAGGGGAGGCGTGCGGCGGGGGGGCGCCCGcgcccaggcaggtgccccacGCTGCTCAGGCCCAGCGCGAGGCTGCGAGGTCCTTGAGCCTGGAGGGGCTGCGTCTGGGGCCACGTGAGGGGCcgctcctgcccacccccccgaCCCAGGACCCCACCCGGGACCCAGTCAGCGGCCGCTCCCTTCCTGGGCCTCTGGGGCTGACGGCTGTGGGGGGTCGAGCCACTGGGCGCCTCCTGGAGCCTTGGGAGCCAGCGTGTCTGAGCCTGTGGCTGGGGTTCGGCTGGCAGCGCCCCGGCCCGTTGTTTGCGCCCAGAGCCGTCTAAGGAGCCGTCCCCCTGCCTGCAGGCGCCGAACCCTGTGACCCAGCCACTCCGCGGGGCGGCCCACccttctccccccttcccccgTCCCAGCCGCgtccaccccaccccagcagcccccctACCCAGCCGGGGCACCCGGGGGCGGGTTGCTTCTCCGGCCTCTCCCAGCTTCAGCCTCCACACCTGATGGTGATCACACCCGCCCCCAGGGCCCCGTGAGGGTAAGTGAAGGGTCCGCGGGAAGTCTTAGCACAGCGCGTGGCACACGGCGTCGCACGCCCGGGGCGTCATCTGCCCCGATCCTGGCTCCTGCTATTCCTCGACGTCCACGGGCTGCCTGGCTGGGGCAGCGTGGACACTCCTGAGGGGCACTGGCGTGGCCTGCACTTGGGGGTGGCCCGGAGAAGGGCTCCTGACCACAGGCCCCAGCGACTGGCTCTTAagggaggagggagcctgggtggtgcagccggTTCAGCCTCCAGCTCTTgggttgggctcaggtcatgacctcaggtgaGACGGAGCCTCGTGgggggctcagtgaggagtctgcctgagagtccccccccccccatgttctcgctctctaagaaaaataaataaggggcagcccgggtggctcagtggcttagcactgcctgcggcccagggtgagcctggagacccgggatcaagtcccgcatcaggctccctgcacggagcctgcttctccctttgcctgtgtctctgcctctctctgtgtctctcatgaataaataaataaaatattaaaaaaaattttaattaaaaaaataaataaaatcttaaaaaaaaaacaaagaggaaagagaaggagccCAGGAACCCAGGGGCTGCTGGGACCCCCGCGAGCCTGGCAGCGCCCTGACGGCAGCGCCCCAGGGCCAGGTGCAAGTCCTGGTCCCAACCCCTAGGTCGAGAAGCAAAGCAGGGCGAGCCGCAGTGGCCTCCAGCAGGGCCAGTGCTCTTAACTCCCGGTGGGGAGCATGTTAGTGGGAGCAGGACCAAGGCCATGGCTGGGCAGTGACAGCTTAGAGACAAAGGCAAGGACGGGACACAACGGGAGACAGCAGGGTGCGGTGTGCTCCAGGCCTGCCTCGCCGGCCAGCCTCAACTTCCTTCCTCttaagagatcatgacctgagcccaacccAAGAGCTGGAAGCTTCCTTACCTCCCCCGCTCAGCGAGGAAGGGTTCCTGGACCCCCGAAAGGAAGCAGCCGTCCCCCTCTCCGCgcgccccacctgccctgccccggAGTGGTGGCCCCCCGCcagtccttcctcctcccctcttctccttcGGGTTGTCCCAGGACACTCCTGCCCAGGCTGCTGTCTGCTTTAGACCAGGGGCCTCGGGGGGAGAGCGCCGAAGGGCCCGGCACTGCCACTGCCCGTCTGGGCGCGGCCCCCACCTGGATCCGTTCCATGCAGTGTTGGGGAGACTCTGCCGACACGCACTGGATCTCTGGCTTGAGCCGCTGCCGGCTGAAGGCCACGGCCATGTCTCCGCACTTCTGGATCTCGGGAGTGGACAGCACACACCAGCGCAGGTAGTGGGGCAGGCCTGCGTGCGGAGCGGCGGTCACCTGCCTGCTGCAGGGGCTGCCCCGAGCACGGCCCGGGAGCACGTAGGACCCGTTGGAAGTCCTGTTCCCCACCCGCCCCCCTGGCTGGACGGAGTTGTCTGACGCTCCGAGCCTGTTTCCTCTTACAGAAAGGGGAGGACTGTGCCTCTTTCAGGGGCCGTGAGGGGGCCTGAGGCAGATCGTGGCTGTCGCGTGTCTAACCGAGGGTCATGGCACTTCCctggctgcggggggcggggggcccgagGCCCATCTGTAGACCACTGCAACGGTCAACCCCTGAGCCAGGGCCTTGGCtgcggggtgggaggagggggagtgaGGCACTGAGCGGAGAACGTGCTGGGATCTGCCGAGCTAAGCGGGGAGGGCAAGGGCCTCTCCCCGAGATGGTCCCGGATCCCACCCCTTGGAGCATATGGGGCATCGGGGATACAGCAGCCCATGCAACTCGGGAGCAGCCTCCTCCCCAGACACCCGGAAGCGGGAGGTGGAAGCAACTGGCTCTCGCGGAGGCCAAGGGGCACCGCTCTTGGGGTGAGTGTCCTTTGCCAGCGGCCTCCCCAGGTGGACGTACGGTTGGGATCACAGAGGAGACCCTTCACGGCGTGCAGGTACTCGCGGCCCAACCAGGCCTCGTAGGTCTGCGTGGCAATGGGCACCAGCTCCGAGGTGGAGTCTTTGAAGAGCAGGTTCTTCTGGCCGTAGGCCTCGGAGCTGAACATCTGGAAGCTGCTGCCCTCCTGGCTGAACAggcgctggggggcggggggctgctgAGGCCTTCCCCCCTCCCAGGTCCCTGCCAGCGCCCCCTCCTGCGCCCTCTGGGGACCAGGGCAGGCGCCACCCCCCTTCCGTGTCCCCCGGGGCTTCCCTTCGTCACTCAGCCGCCCGGTCCCCGACGGTGGCTCAGCCCCGGGCCGCCTGACCTACCTGGCCTTCGTTCAGCAGCCGGAACACGAGGCCCCCATCCGTGTCGGCCCGGACCACCACCGCGTGGGCAGGCACGCGCGCCAGGTGGCATCGCCTCCACTCGGTGACGTCAGCCCGGCTGCCATCCCGGCACAGCAGCGCAAAGTCCTGGGACAGCAGTGCCTGGCCCCAGGACGGAAGGGTCCTCCCTGGGGAGACGGGAAGCCCATGTGAGCCAGCGCCTGTGCGCGGGGGGCTGCGGGAGGGCCCGGCCGCCTGGAGGCTGGGGCGTGGAGGCCAGGAGCCGAGGCCGGGAGTGGAGGCTGGGGCGCGGAGGCCGCGACCTCTTCCAGGAGCTTGAGACCCagaacccaggaggcagaggggccGGGAGCTGGCCCGTGGGCCCCGGGTCTCCAGGGACTGTTGCTGGCATCTCCTGCCCCACAGCTTCTCCCGAGGACACGGCTCTGAGGGAGCGGATGGACGGACAGACGGACAGGACTACGCGTTAACGTTGTAAAGGGAAGAGAATCCGAGGAGCTCAGGCTGGGAGGGATGCACTGGGAGCTCCCTGCTGCGCGGGGCGCTGAATCTGGctctgagcagagggcagggcaggggccagggcagggcccagccGGACACAGCGGCCCAGAGCGGCCCCCCAGAGCAAAGGGGGGCACCCCAAAGTCAGCCCGTGTATTAATCCAATAGTCACCTACTGATATTCTGGGACATTTCCCCcaagtccttttttttattttctaaccaTTTCTAACATGGTTAAGGACACACCTGATTGGCATTCTAGCAtcctacttcttcttcttcttcttcctttttttttttttttttaatatttatttattgggacacctggtgggGCTCAGCAggtaagcgcctgcctttggcccagggcatgaccccggggtcccgggatcgagtcccacattgggctcccagcatggagcctgcttctccctcggcctgtgtctctgcctctttctctgtgtctcttgtgaataagtaaaaaagaagataaaagatttatttatttatttgagagagaaacagagagtctgggtgggggggggggtgctgagcagactccctgctgagcacagagccctgatACTGGATTCTatttcacaacccatgagatcatgacttgagtcagaatcataagtcaaagaaaggctcaaataactgagccacctggtgccctactgcttaaaaaaaattatttatataagtaatctctacacacaacattgggcttgaactcatgaccccaagatcaagagtcgcacgttccacggactgagccagccaggggacCCTTGCATccgacttctttttttttttttttcacttgtcattttaaagtatttttcccaCCCTTCTGGAAATTTTCCATAAAGCTCATTTATAATAGgcagatttatttgaaagagtgaataGCAACACCAGATAGGAATATTAAGAAGACTAATTTTAAGACTGTAACTCAACAGATGGTCTTACACAacaatatttttatgactttaaaaaatttcaaatgagaaCAATAAGCCTCTGCTAGGAAATAGGAGGGGTAAAAATAATTTGTGGGGTTATGAAAACTCTTCACTCTGAAGCTATTTCCAAACAAAACCCCCatgggtcccctgggtggctcaggtgggagcatctgccttcggctcagggcgtgatcccggggtcctgggatcaagtcctgcattaggctccccgcagggagcctgcttctccctctgcctatgtctctgcctctctctctctgtcactcatgaataaataaattttaaaaaattaaaaaaaccaaagattttatttatttattcatgatagagagagagagagcgagagagaggcagagacacgggcagagggagaaccaggctccatgcagggagcctgatgtgggactcgatcccgggaccccaggatcacgtcctgggctgaaggcaggtgctcaaaccactgagccacccaggctgccccatcatcaacattttaaaagggcCAATTttcggggcccctgggtgactcagctggttaagcatctgactctagatttcagctcaggtcatgatctcaggggcgtgggatcgagccccacgttgggccctgcactcagcaggagtctgcttgagattctctctctcggcttctgcctcctccctccttaaaataaataaataaaagagctaaTTTTAACACAATATATCCCTATTCTTTCTCCACCTTTAACATTTTCCTCTGCTTGATCTTGAGACCCAAGTCCCAGCTGCCCATTTTTGTAGGAACATCTTGCTCTGGAGCTAATCTTATGTGCTTCCTcctttttcaaatcatttttttcccctttttcaaaTCTGGTTCATATTGTTTGCCTTCTTGAATGTCATACCACATGATGGACCTTCTGCTTTTAAAGGTAAAGgtcatgataaaaaaaagattaggataaaaaaaaaagacaatgatcaGACATTATTGAACTGGCAAAACTATAGTCAGAAGTGTTTGCTGAATGCCACGAGGGAGCATCAGGAGATTTCTGGATGGAAGGTCAGGCACAGTCAccatcttgattgtggtggtggttattcAACTGTGTTTTGGGCAAAACGCACGGAACTCTATTTCCAAAAGAGTGCATTTTGCTGCATGTGAATTACACCccagtttaaagaaataaataatccttaagcAAATCCAAATTAGGGGATGTTCTATAAAATAACTGGCCTCACTCTTCAAACATGTCAATGccgcaaaaacaaagaaagattatGAAACTGCTTAGAAGCTAAAGGAAAGTAAAGAGACCTAACAACTAAAAACCATGTGTGATCACAGGTTTGGTCCTGACAAAAATTGCTACAAAGGACAGAATTGGGACAGTTAATGAATCTGGAATACGGGCTGCAGATTagataatagtatttttttaaatttttaaaatattttttatttatgatagtgacagagagagagagagagagaggcagagacacaggcagagtgatcccgggtctccaggatcgcgccctgggccgaaggcaggtgccaaaccgctgcaccacccagggatccctagataatAATATTATGTCAATGTTACATTTCCTGAAATCGGTAACTATACGGTGGCCAGGTCTCCATCTCCTTGTTTTTTTGGAGCTACACACTAAAATATTGAAGAGTGCCTTGCAGGCTAATGTACTCCCCCAGAAACGACACATTCAGGTGTGGAAAGAACGATAAGGAAAGAATATACGCAAGTATAGGAAGGATGATAAATCCAATACAGCAAATGCTAAAAGTCGGAATCTGGATAACAAATAAATGAGgggggcaggcacctgggtggctcagttggttaagggtctgactcttgattttggctcaggtcatggtctcagggtcgagagaggattccctctccctctccttctgcccctccccaccctctaaaagaaatagatacataaatctttggaaaaaaaaaaaagggagttctTTGAATTATTCTCGCAACTGTTCCAAAGCTCcattattgcaaaataaaaaatgttaaatgacaaCGATCTAATGGATGTACACGCAGCACTGCCCCGATTTACCAAGACCTCCCTGGGGGTGGGAGCGGGTGAGAGTTTGCTGAGActcagagcccaaagcagagcaGGGCGGAGCCGCCTCCGGCAGCTTCACTCCACTCCTGAGACCCGCTGCTTCCTCTCGGGGAGACCTCCAGGGCCTAGGCTGGGCTGCGGGGAGCACTCACCGTCAGTGTTCTCCAGCACTGTGCTGTGCTTCACGAAGGCCACATCCCCCGCCCCTTCCGCCAGGCACCTGCAGGGGGGAGTCCGTGAGCGCCCCCTGGAGCTCTGTTCCGGGGGTGCCCGTGGGGGGAGCGGTCCCAGGGCCTAGGTCCCCACTTTGTTTCCTGTGGGGCTTCGCCAAGTCGTGGAGGCCTCCGGCCTCTACCACCTGGACAGTGGGGGGAGAAAGTCGCTGCGCACAGGGAGACCGGCTTTATGATCAGTGTGGACGCTGCACAGCCCGCCTCGGGCCCTAGCGGGTCAAGAGCTGTGCCGCTCAGGGTGTTTGGAGGAGGAGTCGGCCTCGAGGGAGGGGATCGGACAGGACGTCTCATGCGACACCAAGCCCCTGAGTGGAAGGGACCAGGACTTCTGTGTTCCCTGCCGCAGGGCTCACTGTCCGGAGGGAGGCAGGCCCAGGCCCACTGGGCGAGCCGGGACGGAGGGGCCCAAGTCGCTGCTTGTAGGACCGAGGACTGCTCTTCCCTCCGCGCCCTGCCCCACGCCGTATTTACGCGGATCCCACCCGGGGCAGGGGCACTAGCAGGCTCCCCGCGTCCAGGTGGAGACACGGAGGCCAAGGCGGCTCCGGGGGCTCCAGAGGCTTCCGACCGGCCCCGCTGAGCCTGTTCCCTCATCTGCGGACCGAGGCGGCCGCCCCCAGCCGGTGGGGACTCTCCTCTGGCTCCGAAGGGCAGGGCCGGCCCTAATCGGGGGCCCAGCCAGCTCGAGGTGTCAGGACTTGggggctcctgccccccccctccccgccggccGAGGCACCAGGGAGAGGACAGGAGGGTGGCAAGGCGGTTTCTGTCATTTCCTCCGAAGCCCTCGCCCCTAAGTGCGCTCCGCGGGTCGGGTCTGGGAGCGAAGCCGGCTGGCGCTCGGGCGGGGGTCCCCCGACTGGGCAGGCCGTGCCACCGCCCTGGGGCCTGGTGCCCGCCgtgtgtccccccaccccgcccctcacCGGAAGGCCCCGCTGTAGTCGTAGTATCTCTCCAGGGGGCTCTTGTCGCACACGCCGTCCCCGGCAGCGTCGCCCCTGCACTGGCGGCACAGGGAGTCCGCGTGGCCCGTCTCTGCAGCCCCGGGGACGCAGCTGCCCCCAAAGTAGTCGCTGACGGctgcgggagggagggaggttgggaggccgggagggagggaggttgggaggccgggagggaggctgggagggagggaggttgggaggccgggagggaggccgggagggggggAGGTTGGGAGGCcgggagggaggccaggagggaggccgGGAGGGACGGAG
Protein-coding sequences here:
- the MELTF gene encoding melanotransferrin isoform X1, yielding MRGPSAALWVLLALRTALSGAQLRWCTTSDPEQRKCGDLSKAFGAAGIQPPVGCVQAPSADHCIRLLAAREADAITLDGGAIYEAGKEHGLKPVVGEVYDQEVGTSYYAVAVVKRSSNVTINSLEGVRSCHTGLNRTAGWNVPVGYLVESGRLSVMGCDVLKAVSDYFGGSCVPGAAETGHADSLCRQCRGDAAGDGVCDKSPLERYYDYSGAFRCLAEGAGDVAFVKHSTVLENTDGRTLPSWGQALLSQDFALLCRDGSRADVTEWRRCHLARVPAHAVVVRADTDGGLVFRLLNEGQRLFSQEGSSFQMFSSEAYGQKNLLFKDSTSELVPIATQTYEAWLGREYLHAVKGLLCDPNRLPHYLRWCVLSTPEIQKCGDMAVAFSRQRLKPEIQCVSAESPQHCMERIQAGQIDAVTLRGEDTYLAGQKHGLVPAAGERYAPDDTSSSYFAVAVVKRNSSDAFSLDELRGRRSCHPGLGSPAGWDIPVGALLQRGFLRPRDCDVLTAVSQFFSASCVPVNNAKNYPASLCALCVGDERGRNKCVGSSQERYYGHRGAFRCLAESAGDVAFVKHTTVFDNTNGHNSEPWAAGLRSEDYELLCPNGARAEVSQFAACNLAQIPPHAVMVRPDTNVYAVYGLLDKAQDLFGDDHNKNGFRMYDSSNYHGQDLLFKDATTRMVPVREKATYREWLGPDYAAALEGMLSQQCSGAAAPRLSSPLLPLLLGLPAGLLHPAL
- the MELTF gene encoding melanotransferrin isoform X2 is translated as MRGPSAALWVLLALRTALSGAQLRWCTTSDPEQRKCGDLSKAFGAAGIQPPVGCVQAPSADHCIRLLAAREADAITLDGGAIYEAGKEHGLKPVVGEVYDQEVGTSYYAVAVVKRSSNVTINSLEGVRSCHTGLNRTAGWNVPVGYLVESGRLSVMGCDVLKGRTLPSWGQALLSQDFALLCRDGSRADVTEWRRCHLARVPAHAVVVRADTDGGLVFRLLNEGQRLFSQEGSSFQMFSSEAYGQKNLLFKDSTSELVPIATQTYEAWLGREYLHAVKGLLCDPNRLPHYLRWCVLSTPEIQKCGDMAVAFSRQRLKPEIQCVSAESPQHCMERIQAGQIDAVTLRGEDTYLAGQKHGLVPAAGERYAPDDTSSSYFAVAVVKRNSSDAFSLDELRGRRSCHPGLGSPAGWDIPVGALLQRGFLRPRDCDVLTAVSQFFSASCVPVNNAKNYPASLCALCVGDERGRNKCVGSSQERYYGHRGAFRCLAESAGDVAFVKHTTVFDNTNGHNSEPWAAGLRSEDYELLCPNGARAEVSQFAACNLAQIPPHAVMVRPDTNVYAVYGLLDKAQDLFGDDHNKNGFRMYDSSNYHGQDLLFKDATTRMVPVREKATYREWLGPDYAAALEGMLSQQCSGAAAPRLSSPLLPLLLGLPAGLLHPAL